AATCAGATGGTGAAAATCAAAAAAGACGATGGCCGAGAATACAGCATTCCATTAAAAAACTTAAGTGAAGAGGACGTCGCATTTTGCGAATACATCAGAGAAAAAAACACAAAATCGCCAAAGCCAACTAAAACAAGCGACATTGACTGGGATGCAATATTTGGATCATGACCAGAATTTGAGCACTCCTCATTACTGTTACAAACTTGCCACTCTCAAGGTAACAGCATCAGGCTATGATGCAATCGATCAGTTATCTCGCTTTCAAAGACTAGAACATTTAGCCTACTCCATTCCTCTCACAGAGGAATTACTGACCACATAAGGTTCAGCATTCTACATAATAGCTTTCGTGAGCCTGTAATCAACTTTTTCAGCCCTTGACATTCACTATCCATTTAATATTTATTAAATGAATGCTTGAACACATCCCTTCTAGTGGCCTCATAGGCAAACGCGCCCTGGTAACCGCAGGAGGGCAAGGTATCGGCAAAGCGATTGCCCTCGATCTACTGGCCTCCGGTTGCAATGTTATCGTCCATTACTTCTCCAGTGAGGTTGACTGTGACGCACTTCTTAGTGAAGCCAAAGCTCGGGAAGATGTCTGCTGCCAGTCCCTTCAGGCTGATCTGACTTCTCGACAGGAAGCCCGTTCTATGGTCCAACAGGCAATAAAGATTTTAGGTGGACTCGACATTCTGGTAAACAATGCCGGCTCAATCGTTGAGAGGCGCTACCTGGAAGAAGTGGATGAAGCCATTTGGCAAAAGATTATGACCCTGAATCTGGATTCAGCACTATGGGTGACTCAGGCCGCACAAGACGCACTCATCGCTACTGGCTCTGCGGCCATCGTGAACCTAGCTTCACTGGCTGGAAGAAAAGGCGGCCATCCTGGTTCACTTGCCTACTCTACTTCAAAGGGAGCCATCCTGACCTGGACACGTGCATTGGCAAATGAACTTGGTCCCAAGGGCGTTCGTGTCAATGCCGTCGCCCCCGGATTGATCCTTGGAACTTCATTTCATGCAAACCACAGCACAGATGAATCCATTAAAAAGACGATTGCCGGTATTCCTCTTGGCCGTGCAGGTTGTCCCGAGGACGTCGCCCGTGCCGTCGCGTTTCTCGCTTCCGAAAGCAACGGATTCATCACTGGCGCAACCATCGACATCAATGGTGGTTGCTACGCTTGCTAATTTTTAATAGTACTATGCAACCTTTAAGATACTTTTTAACCGCCATACTATTTATTGAAATGGCGACTTCGGCTGTCGCGATCCCCTATGATCTCTATTCAGGTTTTGCCATAGAGGAAGAAGCTGTTCTTCCGGAGAAAGAAATACACCCGTCCCTTTGGTTCTCAAACAACGAAATCGATGCATTGCGCCAAAAGCGTACAATGGATGCACACGCAAAAAAACTCTGGGATGAAATTGTCAGTAGCGAATTCCTAAGCATGAGTATGCCCGCAATTGTTTCAGCTGATGCGGGCAAAAAAGCAATTCATAAGTACTACGGCACCAGCTCTCAGATTGCCAAATACAATGCTTTTATGTCGTTAATGGCCGAAGACAAAATCGAACAAGAACACTACTTTGAGCGAGCAAAAGAAGCATTACTTCGTGCTTATGACGGACCAATTTACCAATTTGATGCCAGCAAAAAGGGGGGACCAGTAGACGAAATCTATCGTGGAACCTGGATGCAAAACTATGCCTCAGCTTACGACTGGATTCAGCCCCGATTAACGAAAAGTGATGATCTCGCGATTCGCTCTAAATTAATTCAGGAAGGTAATCATGCTCATAATAAACTCCATAGTTGGAGTAAGCGGCCTCACAATCATCTGTCCAAACCAGCTTGGGGCATGGGCTCTTTGGCTCTTGCATTAAGCGATGAGCCCAATGCCAGTCAATGGTTGAAAAAAGCTATCGCTGCAGCTAATCGTAATACACGCTACTTCTTTAGCGAAGACGGTATTTATCGAGAAGGATCCCAATACTATATATTCTCATTAATTAATTTTCTCCCTTTTCTCGTTCACTACAAAAATGTGTCAGGTGTTGACGAATTTGCGACATTTCAGCCTGCCTTTGAATGGCCTCTATTAATAAGAAACAGTAAAGGCTGGATGCCAAACATTGAAGACTCTTACATCCGGCCATATCCCTCACAATTAGTTGCACCCTACTACAAAGATACACCGACCAAACTGCATACTAGTGCCTCCCTTGCCAATGTCCTGCAATGGAACTTTGTCGAAACGGACTATGATGCTTTTGACAAGGCCGAAAGCACAAGTGGATTTAATTACACTGGAGCATCATGGGACTATCCTTTGGCTTTGAATGAATACATAGCCTATGATCCTGCGATTGAACCGATAGCACCGGACATAAAACCATCCATATTCATGAAATCCGGTCAAACCGTATTCAGGGATGACTGGAATTCCAATAGCGAGGATCAACGCTGGCTTCTTTTTCACGGCGTCGCCACAGCAGATAATCATGACCACTATGACCATCTTAGCATCCTACTGCAAGCTAAGGACCAAATGATGCTAAGCGACAGTGGCTACTCTCGTAAAAGCTATGGCGAAAAAATTCGCAAAAGCTGGTATCTCACACCGCAAGCCCACAATACTGTTACCGTAAACGGCAAGGCACCAAGCGACGCATCGCAAGATGTCACACCGATTTCCAGAAATCAGTTAGTTACCGATGGTATCGCCTTCCAAGAGAAACAAGCAACTTATGATGAAGGAGGTACATTGACCCGTGGCATCGCATTTGTGGATGACGATTTCTTTATTGTAGTGGATACCATCACTCTTCCTGCCTCAGCTAAAATAGCACAGTACTTTCATGGAGGCCGTGGCTCCCTCAATTCAGACGGGGAGTGCTACCAATGGACTTACAATAAAGACGATTATGGTTCCGCCGCGAAACTTAATCTTTGGTCACTTAATGAAGAGGCACACATCGAAACACTTCATAATGAAGTTAGCTATATCAAAGGCGACTATGACATATTTCCTTACATTAAGATCAGCCAGGAAGCTCAAAAAGCCGTCTTTCTTACCCTACTCCTCCCACAAGGAATTAATGAAAGGCCCCATCAGGTTAGGAGCACTAACGGGAACAGTAAGAACCAATCTGCAATTATTCAGGTTTCGAAGAATATATCCTGGCTCGTATTTGCACAAACCACATCTACACAGACTGAGATAGATGGTTTCTCAACTGATGCAGACCTATTGATCGCATCCATTCAAGATGGCAAGGTCCTTCAGTGGATGGCTAGAAATGCGACCAATCTATCTTACGAAGGCTTAACAATTTTAAACGAGAAAATGCCCATAACATCAGCCGCTAGTGCCTCTGATACAGACTGGGAAATCGTTATAGCCCAAAATCCAGGCCAGTAACAGGCTTTCAGATAATCGCGATTCGTATCTACATCCGTACAAATGTAGATTGAATCATCTACTTTTCATATTTAATTAAATTTCGACCTTTACATATAGATATTTGTCTATATGTTTCACTTATGAATGAAGCAAAAGGTGCACAATTCGGAAAAGCGCTTGGCGATGTAACACGCCAACGGATCCTTAGGTATTGTTGTTGCTCCAGAAAGTCGGTTGGTGAAATTGCCGAGAATGTCCAAGTAACTCAACCCACAGCCAGTCACCATCTAGCTATTCTTGAGGAAGCTGGACTCACTCGGCGCTTTCAAGAAGGGAAAATGGTCTATTACGAAGTGAACCAGGAAGCCATAGTCAATTGCTGCGGTCAATTGTTACTAAGGATCGCACCAGACCAAAAGGAAGCACATCAAATTTGCAACTGCTGCAGCTAATTTTTTGCACATCATATAGACAGATATCAATACGAAAAAGAAAGGAGATACGCACATGAAAGAAACAACTAAGAGCAAATGCAGTTGCCAATGTGGCTGCTGCGAATGCGGTTGCGACAAATGCGGCTGCTAGTATGAATGGGCCTTGCTGTATTGATTTATCAAACAGCAAGGCTTTTTAACACGCCAATACAGTTTGTTTTTACGACACAGCCTATAACTTTTACGGCGAAACGCGTCGAAGAAAACAACTCCCCTACCCCTTAAAAACCGCTTTATTAGTTATTATTGAAAGGCTAAGGCTAATTCATAGCGATTAAGTCATGAATCTTGAATCAAGGTAGCTGGTTGTTTTCCACGGTGGCCGAGGTATTTGCGCTTGGTGGAATCTCCAACGCCATGGCTGTGGACAAGCCGGAATCGAGTAAATTGTTACCGCTGACTATAGCCCCATGAGTATTCCAAAGGACAATTCCCTGGTTTGTTACTCCAGGCAGCAGTGCGGGGCTGCGAACCGGACCAATGATGTTCCCCGTCACCTGGCTGGTGTAAGCATTGCCCAAAAGAACGGCTTCGTGCTCCCAGGAGTCGATCACGTTATCCCGGATCATCACGAGCCCATGGGGAAGATATTCTGAGATCAGATGTCCCCACATGTTAGTTGGGTCGGGTTTCCATGATTCCAGATGAATGCCAGCCATATATCGCGCTGTCTTGTCGTATCCGCAGTCGCTCAAAATGTTATTGGCCACCAGCACGTCGTAACAATAAGGGCCATTCGCCCAGTAATTCGCCTCGTTGATCATGGCGACAGCCGATGAAGAAACGCCTTCAAAACGATTGCCCACCAAAGCGCCTTTGGCCGACTTAACGGCGCACCCGTACCTTCTGATTGCTGCAAACCGGTTGTCTCGAATCATAAACGAAGCGTTCCGCTCGCTGATGCTAAAAAGCTGATCGTTGAGATGCTTGGTCTCGTCAGTAGTATAACTAGTCTCCAACGTTCCGACCAATGGAGGACTGAAGGTCAAGTCATAGTACTCTGCAAGACCGGAGGTAGGATATTTCAATGGCTCACTGGTCAATGTGTAGACAGTGGTTGCCATCTCCCCTCTCAATGCATGAAAGATACGGAATCGGTCGCCATTCGCCAGATGCATATTGTTTGGCCAAATCCGAATACTCGTTGTCGAAAGCACCTCCATGGCAAACAAACCTTTATTATACAAAGCAATCCCGTCATCTCCAATCGCCTCGAACTCACAGTTCTCGATCCAGGGCCCAATCGCACCACCAAAGCAATGTACTCCGTCCGCATTGCCTGCCAACCATCGTCCCGCCTTCGGGACTAGTTGACAATTCAGCACCTTACCACCTGGAGATTCATGGAACTGAAAATGCCCCGCTGGCGCGGCATGAACCGTTAGTCCCTCAAGTGCAACATCATCAGACCGATAAGTGGAAGTGATCGACCCCACTGGCGAGTCTTCATGCCATTTGCGCGCAAACAAGACGAGCGGGTCCCCCAAGGCCAGTTGCTCGATCACCTGGTTATAGGCCGGGTGGGTAACCGTCACTTGATAGCGACCACTGCCTAACGACGTTACTGAGTTCTTATCCAGGGACCAGACAATATCTGCATCTGGTTTCAACCTCCCCTGCACCGACTCTACCCGAGACTGCCAATGCTGATCCAACACAGACGCAAAATCCCAGTGCTCCCGCATAATATCACTATCCAAATCCGGATAGCCGGCAGCCTTGTCCAGAACAACATGAGTGAAGTTTCCAAATTGCGACAAACTTTCAACTATTCCCACAAATTGTGGCACGGGATCGTAATCCAGTGTGAACCGTCGAAGAGTAATGCGTTTGCTGTTTGAAATATTGGCAAAACCAGGAATCACGTGTCCACCCGACACCGTGGAAGGCTGGATTTTCACTACCGCTCCTTGCCCATCCAGAATAACATCTTCCTTACCTGTGATTCGAATAGGATACACATCATTCTTGGTGGTCGGTGTATAGGTATAATCTCCGGGTTCAAAAACAATCTTGATTGGCCCAGTAGCGTTATCGATCAAATTCTTGACCGTGTCTGCCCAATTCGCAGTCGGCGTAACTGTCCACTGGTTGGTCGGCTCGCTCAAGTGGTAGCGAAAAACGGCCGACCACGGGCTGCTCTCGCCATTATCTCCTAATGCGCGCACTCGCCAATGGCGAGTCGACGGCCATAGCGCTTCCAAAGGAACATAACGAGTCAGTTCAACGACATCCTGATCCACAACAATGAAAAAGCCGGCGCTGTTGGAAACCTGAATTTCATAACGCGACGCTCCCGTGGTCGGCGACCAGGTGAAAGCTGGAAAACGCTCGTAACCTGCAGCGTCATTCGTTGGTTTGTTTAACACTGGCGCTGAAAGTGCGGGTACGCCAACGGTGTAACTCAGAGAAGGAGGATAACTCGTGTCGTCAGAATAAAAGCGAACGCCAGGATCGTTGTTTCCACCCGTCGAGGTTATAATCAAGGTAGCCAGATTGCCCGCTGCAGTGGTCTCTCTCGTTCCATAATAATCACCAAGCTTACCAGTCGCCCAGTTGAGATAATTATCAAGCTCGCCGCTAATAGAGAATGTCTGATTGGCGGTAATAGAGGCGGTATCGATCGTAAATGAATCGATCAGCACCGTGCCTGCGGGATTCACCCCTCCGGCACTTGCAATGTCATTATTCGGTGCGTTGTTCCAAGTAATCGTGGATTCATTCCATGCCATGTCTGCGTCCACCACGCCATAAACATGGAAAGTCACGCTGCCGGTGGCTGGTCCAATCAGCGGAGCAGTATAAGCAGTTAATTCCAGAGATGATGCGGAGAACCAAGTCTGCGATGCCGTGAGATTCGTCAGGTCAATCTGCAAGTAGGCCTTTCGATTATAGGAAGTGCCGCGTGCGGCTACCGCCAGGGTAGATTCGCTTCCGAAGTTATTATCCGCGTCGAAGCCACTTTTAACAAATGCGCTTTTTGCAAGCGCTAAGGTATCCGCCTGCAAAGTGATGACGGGGCCGAGGAACAAGGCAAAAAAGGCCAGTTTTGCAAGCCTGATGATGTTAGCGTATG
The Rubellicoccus peritrichatus DNA segment above includes these coding regions:
- a CDS encoding glucose 1-dehydrogenase, which translates into the protein MLEHIPSSGLIGKRALVTAGGQGIGKAIALDLLASGCNVIVHYFSSEVDCDALLSEAKAREDVCCQSLQADLTSRQEARSMVQQAIKILGGLDILVNNAGSIVERRYLEEVDEAIWQKIMTLNLDSALWVTQAAQDALIATGSAAIVNLASLAGRKGGHPGSLAYSTSKGAILTWTRALANELGPKGVRVNAVAPGLILGTSFHANHSTDESIKKTIAGIPLGRAGCPEDVARAVAFLASESNGFITGATIDINGGCYAC
- a CDS encoding heparinase II/III domain-containing protein — protein: MQPLRYFLTAILFIEMATSAVAIPYDLYSGFAIEEEAVLPEKEIHPSLWFSNNEIDALRQKRTMDAHAKKLWDEIVSSEFLSMSMPAIVSADAGKKAIHKYYGTSSQIAKYNAFMSLMAEDKIEQEHYFERAKEALLRAYDGPIYQFDASKKGGPVDEIYRGTWMQNYASAYDWIQPRLTKSDDLAIRSKLIQEGNHAHNKLHSWSKRPHNHLSKPAWGMGSLALALSDEPNASQWLKKAIAAANRNTRYFFSEDGIYREGSQYYIFSLINFLPFLVHYKNVSGVDEFATFQPAFEWPLLIRNSKGWMPNIEDSYIRPYPSQLVAPYYKDTPTKLHTSASLANVLQWNFVETDYDAFDKAESTSGFNYTGASWDYPLALNEYIAYDPAIEPIAPDIKPSIFMKSGQTVFRDDWNSNSEDQRWLLFHGVATADNHDHYDHLSILLQAKDQMMLSDSGYSRKSYGEKIRKSWYLTPQAHNTVTVNGKAPSDASQDVTPISRNQLVTDGIAFQEKQATYDEGGTLTRGIAFVDDDFFIVVDTITLPASAKIAQYFHGGRGSLNSDGECYQWTYNKDDYGSAAKLNLWSLNEEAHIETLHNEVSYIKGDYDIFPYIKISQEAQKAVFLTLLLPQGINERPHQVRSTNGNSKNQSAIIQVSKNISWLVFAQTTSTQTEIDGFSTDADLLIASIQDGKVLQWMARNATNLSYEGLTILNEKMPITSAASASDTDWEIVIAQNPGQ
- a CDS encoding ArsR/SmtB family transcription factor; protein product: MNEAKGAQFGKALGDVTRQRILRYCCCSRKSVGEIAENVQVTQPTASHHLAILEEAGLTRRFQEGKMVYYEVNQEAIVNCCGQLLLRIAPDQKEAHQICNCCS
- a CDS encoding DUF7594 domain-containing protein, producing the protein MNTTSYANIIRLAKLAFFALFLGPVITLQADTLALAKSAFVKSGFDADNNFGSESTLAVAARGTSYNRKAYLQIDLTNLTASQTWFSASSLELTAYTAPLIGPATGSVTFHVYGVVDADMAWNESTITWNNAPNNDIASAGGVNPAGTVLIDSFTIDTASITANQTFSISGELDNYLNWATGKLGDYYGTRETTAAGNLATLIITSTGGNNDPGVRFYSDDTSYPPSLSYTVGVPALSAPVLNKPTNDAAGYERFPAFTWSPTTGASRYEIQVSNSAGFFIVVDQDVVELTRYVPLEALWPSTRHWRVRALGDNGESSPWSAVFRYHLSEPTNQWTVTPTANWADTVKNLIDNATGPIKIVFEPGDYTYTPTTKNDVYPIRITGKEDVILDGQGAVVKIQPSTVSGGHVIPGFANISNSKRITLRRFTLDYDPVPQFVGIVESLSQFGNFTHVVLDKAAGYPDLDSDIMREHWDFASVLDQHWQSRVESVQGRLKPDADIVWSLDKNSVTSLGSGRYQVTVTHPAYNQVIEQLALGDPLVLFARKWHEDSPVGSITSTYRSDDVALEGLTVHAAPAGHFQFHESPGGKVLNCQLVPKAGRWLAGNADGVHCFGGAIGPWIENCEFEAIGDDGIALYNKGLFAMEVLSTTSIRIWPNNMHLANGDRFRIFHALRGEMATTVYTLTSEPLKYPTSGLAEYYDLTFSPPLVGTLETSYTTDETKHLNDQLFSISERNASFMIRDNRFAAIRRYGCAVKSAKGALVGNRFEGVSSSAVAMINEANYWANGPYCYDVLVANNILSDCGYDKTARYMAGIHLESWKPDPTNMWGHLISEYLPHGLVMIRDNVIDSWEHEAVLLGNAYTSQVTGNIIGPVRSPALLPGVTNQGIVLWNTHGAIVSGNNLLDSGLSTAMALEIPPSANTSATVENNQLP